The Streptomyces sp. NBC_00483 genome contains the following window.
AAATCCCGTGTCCACACCGGCAGTTGTCTCCGCGGCCAGGCCAATGGGGCCGGGGTGGTAGTAGGTGTTGCCGAGACGGTGGCGTTCGCTGGAGTCGGTGGAACCGTAGTCGGCCGGGTAGGTGGTGCCGCCGACGGTGAGCGAGGTCAGCTGGGAGAAGTCCGACCACTTCTCGGCGCTGCGGGTGCCTTCAGTGGTGGAGGCGCCGGCGAGTTCGTTACCGGCCTTGTCGTAGTCCCAGTTGGTGGTCGAGCCGTTCTTCGAGGTGAGCTGGGAGGCGTCGTTGTACGTGTAGGTGGTGCCACGCGGACAGCCCTGCTCGACACCCTGAGAAGTGAGGTTCCCGGCGCCGTCGTAGCAGTACTGCCAGGAGGAGTTCGGCGTGGTGCCCTTATCCTCCTTGGCGTAGGAGAAGCGGCCGGCGCCGTCGTAGCTGTAGGTCGTCTTCATCCCCGACACCGCGTCGGTGGAGGTGCGGATCTTTGCGCCGTCCTTCGCCGTGGAGCCGGAGACGTAGGAGTAGGTGTAGGCGAGGGAGGTCAGGGTGCCCTTGGGGCTGGTGGTCTTGATGGTCTTGGGGCGGCTGGAGTTGTCCGGGGTGACGGTCTGGACGGTGCCGCCGGGGTAGGTGGTCTTGGTGCGGACGTCGTTGTTGTTGTAGTCGTACGACGTCAAGCGGCCCGCGGGGTCCTTGAGGGATTTGAGATTGTTGGCCGCGTCCCAGGTGTAGTCGATGGTGCCGCCGGGGTCGGTGTATGTGTCGACGTTTCCGGCCGGGGTGTAGGCGAGGACGGTCTGGGAGCCGTCTTGCAGCGTGCGCACCGTCTCGCGGGACAGCGGGTCGAAGTCGTACTTGATCGTGCCGATGTCGTCGGTGCGCGTCTTGAGGTTGCCGTCGCCGTCGTAGGTGTAGTGCACGGTGGTGTTGGTGGTGGATACCTCGGTGATCCGGTCGCGGTGGTCGTAGGTGTAGACCGTCTCGATGCCGCGCCCGTCGAGGGCTGTCTCGGGCCGGCCGAGGCTGTCGTAGGTGTACGTGGTCGCGCCGAGCGGGGCGGGCGGGGTGACCTTGTCGAGGTTGCCCTTGGTGTCGTAGTGGAACGAAGTGACCTTGCTGCGGGCGTCCTTGACCGTGCACCGCTGGCCCTCGAAGCCGCCGCAGGTGGGGGTGGCCTTGTTGTGGGTGAAGGTCGTCGTGCCGCCTCCGGTCCCGGTGACGGCCACCGTCGCGGTGTTGCCGGCGGTGTCGTAGGTGTAGTCGGTCTTCTCGCCGTCCGGGGTGGTCATGCTGCCCGGCAGGTCGGCTCCCGCGATGGTCTGATAGCCGCTTACCGCGCTGGTGGCGCCCGTGGGCAGCTTCGCCGAGGTCGGGTTGTTGCGGCCGTCCCAGCCATACGTGGTCACGTTGCCGGGAGTGGTCCCCACCCCCATGGCATCGGTAGCCGTCTTGAGGTTGTTGTTCGCGTCGTAGCTGCGCGAACGGGAGTGGTCCAGGGGGTCGGTGACCTTGGAGACCTTGCCCTGCCCATCGTGTTCATAGGTGGTGGCGTGCTCTTCGGGGTCGGTCACCGTGGTGGTGCCCGCCGTGTTCGGATCACTCGCCGAGTAGCCGTACCGATAAGTGGGGCCGGTGTGGGCGGAACCGTTGAAGTCGGTGGCCCGCAGCATCGAGGTGACCCGGTTCTGCGCGTCGTAGGTGAACGCGGTGACCCGCCCCTCCGGCGTCGTGATCTTTGTCAGGCGGTGGGAGGAGTCGTAGTCGAAGACGGTCGACTTGCCCTCGGTGTCCGTGGTCTTCGCCAGGTCACCGGCCGGGTTGAGGTCGAAGACTGCGGTGCGACCGGTGTGGTCCTTGGCCTGCCACTGTGAGGCGTCCGTCTTGACAAGGTCGATCGAGCGATCGGTGCGGGTCTCGGTGAGCTTGAAGCCCTTGTGTTCGGCCGTCTCGTCGTGCTGGGTGACCGTGACGGTGCTGCCGCTGCGGTCGGAGACCTTGGTCAGCGTGCCCGAGGCGTTATAGGTGTCCTTCACCCCGGACTTGCGGTCGCTGAGCGTGTAGGTGCCGTCCGTGTTCTTCTTCAGGTCCTTGGAGTAGCCCGTCGGCGTCTTGTACGTGCTGTCGGTGTTCTGCGTGAAGGCCAGTGAATCGCCGGTGGCGTCGTAGACGACCACCCGTCCGGCGCCGATCTGGGCGTAGCGCTCGTACTCCTGCCACCACCGCTGGGACACCTTTCCCCAGGGCGCGTCCAGGGTGTTGTAGGTGCGGGCCAGCCGCAGCGGGCGGCCCAGGCCGGCGACCTCGAAAGTCGGTGGCGGCGAGCATCAGGTTCCCGGTGGAGTAGTCGATCCGGGCCACCAGTGAGTCGGTGATGCGAAAGTCGGAGATCTCGTGCCAGGGCACATCTCCCTGGCCCTCGGGCACGTAGTCCTCTGCCTCGGCCGCCGCTGCTTTCGCCTCGGCGGCCGTTGGGGCCGGCTCGGTGGCGCGCTTCTTCTGCGCGGCCCGCCAGGCGCGGCGCTCGGCCGACAGGTCCGCTTCCGCAACTGGCTTCGCCGGCCGGGTGGAGCCCACCCTGACCGACGGGACCTTCGCCTTCGGCTCGTCCTTGCCCCATACCGACTGAGAGGAGCCGGTCGGCTCGGGAGCAGCGAGGGCCGGGAGCGCACCGGCCCCCAGGGCGAGGGTGGCCAGCACGGCCACCACAGTGGGTCTGACACGTCTCCGGGCGCGCGAAAGTGACATCTTCCCCCCACGGGCAGACAGCATCAGTGACCCCGATGGTCACCGGAAGGGAACAGAATCCACATGGAACCCGCAAGGATGAAAGCTGGTGACCCGAAATTTCGATCGCATGCCGATCGAAATCGGACAATGATTGCGAGCTCCACTGCGGTGCAAAGCCCAGGCAGTGAAGGCCTGTTCGGGTATTTGTGCCGAACGTGCAGGTGGCGGCATGACGAGAAACGGTGGCCGGAACAGAGCCTTCCGTGCCTGCCGAAATCGTGTGAGTGATCGCCTAGTGCTCCTGGGGTCGAAGGCGTGTTGCCTGCCGGGCACTAGATAGGGGCGTTGGCTGCTCGAATCGCCGGTTCCCTTTCCCTGCCGACGGTCTGTCATGGCAATTTCCCAACAACCTATATCGACTGTGGCGGGTCGAAGACAGCGGTGCGAGCGGCGAGGGCCAAGGCACTTTGAACTCCGTCGGATAGGCCCAGACGGTTCCAGTGGAAGATCACGTTATACGCGAGCGTTCTGCGAATGCTGCGCTCCAAGGTGTTGCAGGCATGTGCCGTCTGGAGGGCGCGACCCGCGGCTTCGAACGCGGCCGCCCAATCCGCGATTGGGTGGAGGGGCTTCCCCGGACCGAAGAGGGGGCCGTCGCTGGAGAGGCCGCTGAGGAGTAGTGGTCGCACCGTTTCGGCGAGCGCGGTGACCTGGTCCGAAAGGTCCGCGACGTTGCGGTACTCCTCGTTGATGACGAGGTCCCAGACGTCGCCCTGCTCGCCCCACTCCAACCCCGCGGCACTCATCATGACTGTGGGCAAGAGGACGGAGAGCTCGCGGCGGCCGAGCGGTAGTTCGGGGAGCGTGGATAGGGAGAGAACGTGGCGGCTGTCGGCGGCGAAGAGTAGATGGGCGTTCATCATGCCGATGGGGCCACCGAATGCGGCGGTCTCCGGCTCGTATGTGCCTGAGTGCCAACCGCGCAGATGTCCTGCGCTGGTCAAGTCATCGAGTCTCGCGCCGAGTTCGTCACGAGTGTGATTCTCGGCGCTGGTTTGCATGCGCAGCCGCCAGTACGGGTGTTTGCGGATGAACCACCACCGGGAGCATGTTCCTCCGTTCTCCGTGTCGAGTAGCAGCGGCACGAGGTGTTCAGCGGCGGTGTGGTCGGCGTCGTGCCAGTTGGGGAACTCTACGTACACCTGGAGCCAGTTGGGGTGGTACTGATGGCGGAAGGTGGCGTCCGTCCCGGCGGCCACGAAGGTGTCCACCGCGTCGGAGAGGCTTACGGGGTGCATGTTGATCCGGCGGGCGACGTCGTCCGTTGGCTGGCCGGCGAGCACCTCCAGGACGGCCTTGGCGACCTCGCCGGTGATGCGGGGGTAGGTGGTGGGGATCAGTCGATGAGGAGGCATGCGTCCCATCCGGTGGTCAGCGCCGTGGCGGTGCTGAGGGTGGTGAGGGCGAGGGCACACCCCGCGTCGCCTTCGAGAAACCCAGTGCCAGCCTGCGTGCCTGGGCGGGCGCTGGCTAGCAGGAGCTTCCCGAGAGCGGGCAGGAGCCGGTGGAGGCGTGGGGTCAGACTGTCGTGCGCGGCCCGGAACGTGGTCTGGTAGAGGCCCGCCGAGCCGTGGCACAGGCTTGTGTCGGTGATCGTGTCGAGCTGGACGGGATCGCTGAGGCAGTGGAACAGGGCGTCTTCGTAGGCGGATTGCAATGCGCTGTCGTGCAGGGCGATCCCGGCCAGTTGACCGGCGCGGGCGATGCTGGGGGTGCCGTAGCACCAGCTGGGTCGGCCGGGGCCGCGCTGATGGGGGCGGCCTGCCTCGACGTCGGCGAGCGTGATGTGTTCGGGCCACCATGGGCCCGCCTCGTTGTCCTGCCGCCAGGTGTCGAGGTGGTCGCAGATGGTGCGGATGGCCTGTTCGTGCCCGGGTACCGCGTGCCCTCGGCGTAGTGCCTGGGCGAGTAGCAGGAGAGGTCCTGTGATGCCGTGGGCCGCACCGAAGTTGCCGTGGCCGCCGGGCAGCGCGTGCTCGCGCCACGGGTCGTGGTCGACCCACCAGCCGGGGGTGTGTTCGTCGAGCGGCTTGGTCAGCGCGACGAGGTAGTCGAGAACGCGCTCCATGGCGTTGCTCTTCGGGTCGGTGCGCAGGAGGTAGGCGCCGATCCCGGTGAGGCCGATGAAGGTGTCGTACTCGGCGAATGTGGCCGGTCGGCGTCGGGCGATGCGTGCGGCGGCGGTATCGGCTCGTCGATGGGTCAGGGCGAGGACGTGACAGTGCAGCGTGTCACGGGCCCCTTGGTAAAGGGGTGTTCTGTCCTGCGGGACGTTTTGGAGGGCGAACGCGACGGCGGTCGCGCCGAGGTACAAGCCGGTGGTGTCCTCGGCGCTGAGGTCGTCAGCTGTGGCCTGTTGAAGCCACTGGTGTGCGTTCCCCCACCTGGCCAGGCCCCGGGCGGCGTACTCGCTGTGGAACAGTGCGGTCCCGGCCGCTCCCGACGCGAGAGACTGCCCAGCCCAACGCGAGTCGATGGCCGGTGCTGAAGGCTGTTCGAGATGACCCGCGAACTCCGCAAGCACATCATGGACGCGGGCGAGCGGGGCACTCACCGCACGGCCTCCAGAGGCAGGTAGCGAAGCGCCACGGTGCGGGCCAGGTGCAGCACGGCCTCTTCCTCCGTCGGGTCTGCGCCGAGTGCGCGGACGTGGTGTTGGTGCAGGAGTGTCCGCAGGATCGAGCCGGGGGCGCGCCCCTCGTCCAGGAGAGCGTGTCGGTAGGCGGCGATGGCTTTGGCGCGCGTCTCCCAGGCCTCGGTGAGTCGTTCGCTGTCGGGGAGCGGATGTCCGTCGTAGAGCCGGATTGCTTGGCGGCGCAGTTCGCGGTCGGGTCGGCCGTGGGCGGGGGCGTGGTCGATGAGCCAGGCGAGGCCTGCTTCTCGGAATCCGTGCAGGCGGGTGGCGAGGTCGACCAGGCTGACCGTGGTGAGCATCGTGAGGTCGACGTCGTGCTGGTCGGCGTACCGGATCTGTTCGATGGCCAGGTGGGAGTCGGTGGCGAAGAGTTGGTGCACGGACTCGGTGGCGGCCGGCGAGGACCCGTAGCGCCCGTGGTGCGGCTGGTACGTCTCCAGAGTGAGGCGGGAGAGAAGGCCGGTGTCGTGCAGCTCGTTCGCCCACTTGTTCACCGTGAGTGCTGTCGCTGCCCAGCCGTCGGGGGACGTGGGAAGCATCAGATCCAGGAACTGGCCGTCTTCGGGCCTGGTCAGGTCACGATGCCGTGTGAACCATCCCGCATGCGCATGGTGGTCGAGCCGGTCCCAGAGTAGGGGAAGCCAGGTCGTGAGGATCTCATCGAACCGGCGGGGGTGTCCGTACAGGTTGGCGCGCAGTATGTCGCCCGCGCCGGGGAGTTGGAGCCGGGCAGGGCCCGCCAAGTGTGCGGGCGGCATCGGGTCCGTGGGCGGTGCCGGTGTCTCACGGTGAAAGGCGACCACTATCTCGTGGGCGCGCCCGATCCAGCCGTATGCGTCGATGCCCGGGCTTTCACGGAGCTCCAGTTCGCCCAGCTTGTTGAGGGCAGAGCGCAGTAGACACCGGTGGGCGGTCTGATCGAGGCACAGGGAGAGGCGTTGGTCGTACTCGCTCATGGACACCCTGTCGGGAACGCGCAGCGCTCGGCGCCACTGGGCGAACCGATCGTCCCACTGCTCCTGCGTGGCGCCGTGTCCTGGCAGTTCGCTGCTGGCCAGGCGCCAGCGAGCAGGGCTGAGGATCGTACGGCCATAGCGCACCCGGGGCAGATACGGCAGATGGGCCGCTGCCCCGAAGTCGAACTCGCCGTAGGCGGCGCGGCGAGCGCCGCCGATCTCGGCGAGGAAGCGCGCCAGGGGCGGCGTCTGAATGCCGGCCTCCAGGGCGTGCGGCACTCGGACGTCGACAGGACGGCCGGTAGGGCGGTGCACGAGGAACAGATGTCGTGCGCTCGCGGTCACCACGAGATCTTCTAGGCGGATCGTCGCGCCTGTGTCGGGTGGGTGCTCGCCGAGCGGGATCACGCGGGGGAGGAGTTGCCCGGTTCGGGCGACGTTCTCGTTGCGGCGGCGTCGGGGCCCGAACGACAGCTGGGCCGTGATGGCGTGTGGGCGCGTCGTGAACGAGTCGGCGATCTGCTCCTGCACATCAGCCGGCAGCGTGTGGATCGAGCGGCCCAACATGCTGCTGGCGGGCCGGGGGACACCCACGACTGCGAGGCGGAAATCACCGTCGGCCAAGGCCCGAGACGAAGGGGCGTGGACCTCGATGGCCAGTTCACTGCGGTCGCTGTAGGCCTTGTCATCAGTTGCTGCGGCTTGGGCGAGTTCGGTGACCTTGGAGTCGTCCAGTACGAGTTCGGTGTGGCCGTCCAGCTCGGCACGCTGAAGCAGACGCAGCAGCAGCCGGTCCCGGTCGGTGACTTTGGCCGGCGCCTTGCGCCGCTCGGACCCGATGTACTGCGCGGGCCAGCCCAGTCCGCTGTCTTTGACCAGGTCGAGTACGGGTACTGCGGCGCCGGGCCCGTATCGCTCGCGAAAGCGCCAGTGCCAGTCTCGCCAGTGGTCATGGCCGTGGGGCAGCGGACTGACCTGGTGCAGCACGGCAACGGCCTTCTTGGCCTCCGTGATGACGTCGCCGGGTATCTGCACGTCACAGTCCAGGGCGGTGTCAACGACCAAGGGCAGCGGAGAGACGTCGGAATGTTGGTGCATGCGGTGGGTGAGTGTGCCCAGGTCTGTGTCGGCGGCCGAGGCGGTGTGACCAACGAGCGCGCCACGTAGCTCGTCCAAGTCCGTTGCCTGGTCTGTGAGGTTGGATCCTGCGAGTTCTCGGCACACGTGGTCGAGCGGATCGTGAACGGTCATCGGTGGGCCCAGGTTGGTGATCAGCAGGTTGTGCGCGACGAGGTCACGCAGTAGCGCGTCGAGCTTTCCTCCTGCTCCGGACGGGAACATCGCGGCCAGGTGCTGTCGCAGAGCGCGGTATGTGATCGGCGTGGCTGCCGCCTGCAGGGCGGCTTCCACGGGGCGCGTCAGGCGCAGGGACATTTCCTCGGGCGCCATGAGCCGGTCGTGGCCGTCCGCGGGTACGCCGGGTGCTGCGAGGCGCTTCCCGCGTGGGTGTGCGCCGTTGTTGGCGACCAGGGACAACTTCTCCAGGACGGCCGGATTCTCCTCCAGCGTCCGGACGACGTGGCTGATCCACTCTCCGTCGGCGCGCAAGAAGACGGAGTGGGCGTCGCCCCATCGCACGATGGGCCTCGAGCCGACCGTCACGGGTGCCGTCCCGGCGAACAGAGCGAAGGGCGTGGGGCGGTGCTGCCACCGCAGCAGGTAGGAGGTGACGGAGAGGGCGGCGCGGCGGATCTGCCGGGGCCGGACCTGAGCGCCCTGGACCATGGAGTCGATGGTGCAGGTGAGCACAGGGCTGGCGGCGAACAACGCGTTGCGCACGTCCTGGTGAGCGAAGAGCTGAGCGAGCCACCGTCGTGTGCTGGCCGGGTCGTCCAGGTCGAAGGCCTGGGCAGGGGCGGCGAGGGTGGGTGCGGTGGTGGAGCGGAGCACTGCGGCCCCTGTCCACTGGTAGGTGACGTCGAAGGTCATGGTTCCTTCCTGTCGCTCACAGGGGGAGGGGCACGAGCGGACGCGGGGGCGCCGAGGAATTGCGGCGCCCCCGCTGGGCAAGCCGGTTTTGTTGTCGACTACGTCACTCGGGGTCGCGGAGCAGGGAGTTGCACGAGCTGGCGCCGTTCGTGCAGGTGTTGCCGCAGCCGTCGCTGGTGGTGCACATCAGCCGGCCGATCGGGTGGGTGGCAAGGACGACCTGCACGTTCAAGGGCGCGAAGTCGTCCTCCTCCTCGACCAGCGAGGGCATCGGCTTGGCGAGTACGGCCGTGGTGCTCATGTTGATCACTCTCTTCCGTGAGTGGAGTCGTGCAGAACGACCTGGCGGCGCGGAGTCAGGCCGCGGGCCAGGAGAGGGAGATCCGGCTGTGCGTCTTGTCGATGACCCGGTCGCCGGCGATCTGGTCATCGGTGGCGTCTGCCGGATAGACCCGGATGATCGGGTCGGGACCGCCGCGACGGAGGGTGGCCCAGTCACGCAGACTCGCGGTGAGTTCGTCGGCGAGTTGCTGTGCATGTTGGCCAAGTGCGTGGACGCCGTATTCGACGTCCGAGTCCCCGGCCGGGCGGACGACGAGGTAGGCGAAGGAGTCGTCGGAGACGGCGGCGAGTGAGAAGCGGGGGTTGGTGGGAGCTACGACGCCAGTGCTCTTCTCTTCGTCGAGGCTCATGGTGCAGAAGCCGGGCATCGTGATCGCGAGGTGCATCTGGAGCGTGGCGATCGGCTCGCTGCGGCCGATCGTCACTCCCGTCCAGGTCTCGATACGTGGTGTGGTTACGGCGTTGTCGAGTTGTCCCGGTTCGATCGGCAGTCCGTCGTCGAAGCGCAGGGCGACCTCCTCGGTACCGGCCACGAGCAGGAGCTGCTCCTGGTGCTCGGTGGCACCCTGCATCGGGACGAAGCCACAGAGCTTGGCCGACTCGGACTCCAGGTGACCGTCGTTCAGAACGAAGGACACCGAGCGGGTCAGGCCCCGCATGCGCAGCGGGACGACGAGTCGGCCCTTCGGGTTGAGTTGGTGTGTCCAGGCCGGCGGGATGTCCCAAGCTCCGACGGTGACGAGGATGACGTCGGCGATGCCTAGGCCCGGGATGGGCTCGGCCGCATCCGCGGTGACCACACGCACCCGGTCGTATCCGTTCTCGGAGAGGAGACGTTCGGCACGCGCGGTGACGTCCGGATCGATGTCGACGGTAGTTACCGACCCCTCAGGGCCGACGAGTTCGGCGAGGTAGGCCGCATTCATGCCGCCCGAGCCGATCTCCAGGACGGTCATTCCCGGCTTGACCTGAGCCTGCTCCAGCATGAAGTCCTGAACCTGCGGGGCGGACACGCTGCTGGTCTGCACGCCGTGTTCGGACGTCTTGGTGACCACGGCGCTCCACGGGTCGTAGACCTCGGCCAGCGGG
Protein-coding sequences here:
- a CDS encoding lantibiotic dehydratase — protein: MTFDVTYQWTGAAVLRSTTAPTLAAPAQAFDLDDPASTRRWLAQLFAHQDVRNALFAASPVLTCTIDSMVQGAQVRPRQIRRAALSVTSYLLRWQHRPTPFALFAGTAPVTVGSRPIVRWGDAHSVFLRADGEWISHVVRTLEENPAVLEKLSLVANNGAHPRGKRLAAPGVPADGHDRLMAPEEMSLRLTRPVEAALQAAATPITYRALRQHLAAMFPSGAGGKLDALLRDLVAHNLLITNLGPPMTVHDPLDHVCRELAGSNLTDQATDLDELRGALVGHTASAADTDLGTLTHRMHQHSDVSPLPLVVDTALDCDVQIPGDVITEAKKAVAVLHQVSPLPHGHDHWRDWHWRFRERYGPGAAVPVLDLVKDSGLGWPAQYIGSERRKAPAKVTDRDRLLLRLLQRAELDGHTELVLDDSKVTELAQAAATDDKAYSDRSELAIEVHAPSSRALADGDFRLAVVGVPRPASSMLGRSIHTLPADVQEQIADSFTTRPHAITAQLSFGPRRRRNENVARTGQLLPRVIPLGEHPPDTGATIRLEDLVVTASARHLFLVHRPTGRPVDVRVPHALEAGIQTPPLARFLAEIGGARRAAYGEFDFGAAAHLPYLPRVRYGRTILSPARWRLASSELPGHGATQEQWDDRFAQWRRALRVPDRVSMSEYDQRLSLCLDQTAHRCLLRSALNKLGELELRESPGIDAYGWIGRAHEIVVAFHRETPAPPTDPMPPAHLAGPARLQLPGAGDILRANLYGHPRRFDEILTTWLPLLWDRLDHHAHAGWFTRHRDLTRPEDGQFLDLMLPTSPDGWAATALTVNKWANELHDTGLLSRLTLETYQPHHGRYGSSPAATESVHQLFATDSHLAIEQIRYADQHDVDLTMLTTVSLVDLATRLHGFREAGLAWLIDHAPAHGRPDRELRRQAIRLYDGHPLPDSERLTEAWETRAKAIAAYRHALLDEGRAPGSILRTLLHQHHVRALGADPTEEEAVLHLARTVALRYLPLEAVR
- the fxlM gene encoding methyltransferase, FxLD system, with amino-acid sequence MTDATSDTGEATRQRNKMIDQLRDEGWITSPEVEAVMRKVPRERFTPAGTPLAEVYDPWSAVVTKTSEHGVQTSSVSAPQVQDFMLEQAQVKPGMTVLEIGSGGMNAAYLAELVGPEGSVTTVDIDPDVTARAERLLSENGYDRVRVVTADAAEPIPGLGIADVILVTVGAWDIPPAWTHQLNPKGRLVVPLRMRGLTRSVSFVLNDGHLESESAKLCGFVPMQGATEHQEQLLLVAGTEEVALRFDDGLPIEPGQLDNAVTTPRIETWTGVTIGRSEPIATLQMHLAITMPGFCTMSLDEEKSTGVVAPTNPRFSLAAVSDDSFAYLVVRPAGDSDVEYGVHALGQHAQQLADELTASLRDWATLRRGGPDPIIRVYPADATDDQIAGDRVIDKTHSRISLSWPAA
- a CDS encoding lanthionine synthetase C family protein; amino-acid sequence: MSAPLARVHDVLAEFAGHLEQPSAPAIDSRWAGQSLASGAAGTALFHSEYAARGLARWGNAHQWLQQATADDLSAEDTTGLYLGATAVAFALQNVPQDRTPLYQGARDTLHCHVLALTHRRADTAAARIARRRPATFAEYDTFIGLTGIGAYLLRTDPKSNAMERVLDYLVALTKPLDEHTPGWWVDHDPWREHALPGGHGNFGAAHGITGPLLLLAQALRRGHAVPGHEQAIRTICDHLDTWRQDNEAGPWWPEHITLADVEAGRPHQRGPGRPSWCYGTPSIARAGQLAGIALHDSALQSAYEDALFHCLSDPVQLDTITDTSLCHGSAGLYQTTFRAAHDSLTPRLHRLLPALGKLLLASARPGTQAGTGFLEGDAGCALALTTLSTATALTTGWDACLLID
- a CDS encoding thiopeptide-type bacteriocin biosynthesis protein yields the protein MGRMPPHRLIPTTYPRITGEVAKAVLEVLAGQPTDDVARRINMHPVSLSDAVDTFVAAGTDATFRHQYHPNWLQVYVEFPNWHDADHTAAEHLVPLLLDTENGGTCSRWWFIRKHPYWRLRMQTSAENHTRDELGARLDDLTSAGHLRGWHSGTYEPETAAFGGPIGMMNAHLLFAADSRHVLSLSTLPELPLGRRELSVLLPTVMMSAAGLEWGEQGDVWDLVINEEYRNVADLSDQVTALAETVRPLLLSGLSSDGPLFGPGKPLHPIADWAAAFEAAGRALQTAHACNTLERSIRRTLAYNVIFHWNRLGLSDGVQSALALAARTAVFDPPQSI
- a CDS encoding FxLD family lanthipeptide, giving the protein MSTTAVLAKPMPSLVEEEDDFAPLNVQVVLATHPIGRLMCTTSDGCGNTCTNGASSCNSLLRDPE